Genomic window (Zonotrichia albicollis isolate bZonAlb1 chromosome 11, bZonAlb1.hap1, whole genome shotgun sequence):
TCAACATTGTTTGCAAACTGTGCTCTCCCAACATGTTTTTATTGCTATATATATAGCAGAGATTCTACAAACTGAGTTAGATGTTCCCTTTTGCTGTCCAAAGTGGGTGGTGAAGTCATGGAACATGCTATTTTGATAATTTGGAGCATGCCCCAGGAGCTGATTAAATGATCTCTCTTGCTCTGTACGTACTCTGTGCGTTTCCATGCAAACATCAGAAGGGTCAGGGCTGCAAACACgagcctgcaggagctgctctatCTCTGCCTGGCTTTTTACTACCTGTTTAAACACCAAACAGATTTTAATAGACAGTTACAGCTTGTCAACTGAAATACTCCCCTATAAAAGCAAACAGTGGCTGAAGTGGAATTGCTACTGTGAACTTAATGGTAAGACATTTAACTATCATTTAGTAAGAgagcttttgaaaaaaaatctaagagCAGTATTTGAGGttttgaattttccttttcatgaGTCATGACTCCTCTGCTGTTTCTGGTGCCTGAATAGGCccaagaaattcctccctggcacaggtggcccagagcagctgtggctgatccctggcagtgtccaaggccaggctggaaaggcttggagcaatctggggtagtggaaggtgtccctgcccatgacagagctgggatgggatgggatgggctttaagctaaactattctgtgattccacaaTCCTGAACAGCATCTTCACCATGCTTTTCCAGGAAGAAATCTGCCATCTTCCctcaaaaatggaaaagaaatcagCTGTTTGTTGTTCCTCAAACCTTTGGGAGGCAGGACCCTGATGGATTCATCACCTCACTCCTGGCTCAGGTGAGCATGGGGCAGGCACAGTTTGTCACCTCtttccccacagcagcagggtctcTGCTTCACTCATTCTGCACTCTGGTTCTAAGGCTGCTctgatgtatttatttttagtttgttgCTCTAATCTTGTCAACAGGAAACAATGAAATATCCTCTAAGATTAATATGAGAGATGAGAGATCCAATTAGAGCTCACATCCTTCAATCCTTACGGGTAAGAGCCCCTATTACACAATGACTATGGGTGGGAGGAGGCCCTGTTTGATCAATTTGTTCCAGTTCTTGGTTATGAATAGTTCAGAGAACTAAAACAGTGACAGATGAAGGCATAATTCCCAGATCAGAGAAGAATTAGAGATCTGTAGGGTAGAATACAGGTATTTCTTGACATAGCACCAAACCAGAGATGAACAGCACAATTTAGATTTGACACTTTTATTAACAAAGAACCCATGGGGCTCATTCATTAGTACAAAATACAATCATGTTCCTGTATGTTAAacagctttttttattttgtctctTTTAAACTGTTTCACAGTTATCAAAACAAAGCCCCTGCATATTGAACTTATTATTGTGCAAACAGTAATTATTTTTAAGGATCAATTTCTGCACTAAGCCAAGTGCCAGAGAGCAGAACTTAATCATGTTTTCACCCCTCCTTTGAAGGGCCATGTGTGCTTCCTAAGAAACACTTAAGAGTTGACTTTTTTGCAGCAAACAATCTAAGGCCACAGTTTATCTGCAAAGAATAGAAAACAACTCAaggattttagaaaaaaaaaaaaaaagcacaccTTTACCCTTCATACTGCTGTTTGCTTGACCATGATTATGCCAAGTAGCACACATCACCTATCAGGTATTACAGTCCAAAAAGCACCTAATGTTCTTTAAGCTAATTTTTTGAATTATTACCATGCAAGTTATTACACAACCAAATTACTTTTCAAGTAACTATAATGGTATCTGTTTAAGGAAAAGATGCTTGTTCCCTTTCCAAATGATGTGAATGAAAATCCTGCATTGATTGTATGGGCAGGCCCTAACTTAAACAAAAAGGCATGAGAGCTACACCTTGTGACTTAAATAATCATTTCTAGAATGTCCTTCCTAAATCATGCACTCAAATTTTGGTTAAAGCTGCATTTGCTATAGAAAACAATACTAAATATTGCAAATGAAAGGAGTAACTGCAGTTTGGAAATGTCAATCTCCACCAGTCTGTCTCTCACACTGATGCAAAAGGGATTTGAGGTGAAGTGCTAGAAATTAGACAATGTAAGGAAGTTAAACTAAAAGAAGACTAAAAATATATATCCGTGTATGCCTGTAGAAAAATCCCTGTTTAAGTGAAGACAGATTTCATAAAAAATCACTCAGACTTTGTTTAAACTGCAGTTATTgatggaatgaaggaaacagaATTGCTATTTTTGTAATTATCAGAAAGTACACTGTTTTACCACATGAAGCACCGGGTTTTaaccccaaacccttctgtaAGACATATGGAGTGTTTCTAGTAGTCCAAAATCCCCTGTATTTCAGACAGGACTGTAAACGTGCATGTTGACAATGCTGTTTTCTGCTCCTGTAAGTGATCTGTTGGTGATTGTTTACTGTTCCCAATTGATGGCTGGCAGGAAGCAAACATTCTACTTTTAAATGAAGGCAGCAGAAGGGCAAGTAAATGCTGTGCCTTCACTCTTAGCAGCAACAAACTCTCACTGTTCTAAATGACCTGAggaagaaaacattaaaatattgcaccaaaacaaaattaaacagcaaaaacaaacaaTGAAACACACCAACAAATATAGTATGGATAGCAAATGACCAGTGCAGCCCCTGACAATAGATCTTTAGACAAAAATGCAGGAGTAATGAAAAGCTTTGTGCCATTACCAGAGAACTTTATTCCCCTGATGTCTGCTTTCACTTCAGTTATAAGCTATGTCTATTCTGGGTATATTTACACCTCTTATCTCATTCACTAACCACAGAAACCATTTAGGGTCCCTTTTAGAACCTTGAAGTATACTGGAGCTTTAACAAGACTTTTTTTGGTCTCAAATCTGACCATAAGTAAATATCCAAAACAGAGGTAGGCTTATAAAGGcttttgaataaataaatattgtCCTTTTTGCTAAGTATACCTGCTGCTGGCAAAAGGTTTCTCCCTTGCCATGCTTCCCCTTATCATGCTATCCATAGGCTTAAGATGCAGAAGAAGAACTCACAGTAGAAGAGGTTAGAATAATTCCCTTAAGAAATCCCTTGAAAGAAAGCATAGTGCATAAGCTCATCTCAAAGTTTACTGTTTGTTCCACACTTGTGTCTTGCACTCAGGAAATGGTTGCCTTTGCAATATTGTGTAATAGCCATTCTGTCATCACGGTGTCCTCAGGACCATCATGAATGAGGAAATAGTACCACTTGGCAGTCGTGAGAAGGGCAGCTTCCCAGCCAGTGTGATGCTCTGTGATGCAGCAGTGTTCCTTTTCTGGATGCAGACAGTGCCAAGCTGAAGCCCCTTGACCACTGGGATCTTTTGGAAATGTTTTCTTACCCCACATTCTGTTCTACTACAGGAGTTCTTGACATTGCTATGTACATTCTTCCAGAGCACTGCAAACAAAATAGAAATTCTTTTCTCTTCAGAAGATCCACACATCATCTCCTCGTACTTTGTGTAGTGTATCCACTTTTTGGAAAACATTCAGTATTTCATTgatgcattttcttttcagtgttttcaggTAATTCTCAAGTATCCCAAGCTCAGCTGCTCCCCTGTTATCCTTTGTGCAGACTAATCCAGCAGGTTCTCTTTATCACCAAACGTGCTCATACCTCCTTCTCCATTTTCATTTGCCTTTCTCGTACACAGACTGAagtttggaaaaagaaaactgtTTCCTTTTTAGCTGCACTACCAGCTTAAGCAGCAGAAAGATTAAGACATTCATCACAATGATGCATTACAAATCCTCAGAGCATGAATGAAACGGGCTGAACTTCTTCTACATCAGTTGGATGTGGATCAATCTAAGGAGAGAAGAAAGACAACAATTACTGCCTGCAATTCCTGCATTTAGGtatgtgtttgggttttttctgccATCTGACAATAAAAACACCACCTGCTATTTATTTTCTTACCTCTGAATAAAGAGGTGGAGGCTGAAACCGGAACTCTTGTATGTAAGCAAAGACAGGACAACACAACTGTTCCTCACAGTCAATGGGAGGTGGATAAGCAGGAACATGTCTGGAAAACTCTTCCTCAGACACTACATCAGCATAATTTGGTGGTGCTGAAACACAAGAGATGCTTCTGTCACATTTCAAACTATTCACTCACTCACAGCAAGAACATCTGCATTACAGTATAGCCAGGACTACATAAAAACTGTGTTGGAAGTGCATTGAACACATAAATACTGTAACTAAAATTATGTTTTCAGTAAACTCAGGTGATTCAGCAGGAATACAGAGAGTGCTGTACTTTTAGGATAACTCCAGCAGCAAACTTGTGTTGTATCAAGATATAATCAGTACTGAGCAGATTACATCAGAAATTTGTTGTTTCAGTCAGATGGGGTACACAGAGACTTCTGGAAGGCTGGAGTTGGGGTAACCTCTCCAATCATTTTGGATCTGAATTTAAGAACTTAGTGAGTCAGATTTCCATTGCCtacatccctggcagtgcccttaAAGTGGCACTGCACCCATCTGCTGCAGACAGTGCTGTGCTGGAGTAGAGACAGTTCAATATGTATTTATTACCTTCAGGCTGTTCAGGCATGGTCAATGCCAGCCAACTCATATCCATACTAAACTGGCTGGTAATGCTGGAGTTTCTGCTTGAAAATCCAATACATGGAATAGTGCCAATCACCACAGGCATTTCAATCATCAATTTCTTAGCACCAGGAATATGGATATACACCTATGTGACAACCcccaaacagaagaaaaaaacatcatGAGACCCCATTGAATGCTGCTCTTAAAAGCTGCCCTACTCCCTACActgcaaatttaaaaattaagagCTTTGTCATCCCAGATATGCTTAGCTAATACCCTGGCAGCTTTCCTTATTTTTCAGCAGTTTCATTCTTTCTGTAACTTGTCTCTAAGTgacattaaaaaatacaaactaTCTTGACAAACATAATTATGCACTTGACTTTCAGTCTTATCTTCCCATTTCTGGAAAGAATCACTTAAGGACCCCATTCAGCTTGAAATGCTTTCCCAAAACAATCCCTGCATGTCTGAAACTAAGCTGCTTCTTCCTCAGAAAcagttttcccttttccacATTATTCCCACCTTTCCATCTCAGAATCTCTTTATGACCTTCAGTCTCTCATGTATGTGGTTTatgatatttattttttgtagagtcatagaatggtttgggttagaagggatcttaaagatcatctagatCTAACCCCCCaccaggggctgggacacctttCTCTGGATCTGTATTTATTGTAGCTCCCAAGTTAAAAACCTAACAGCTACTCAGTAAATTCTTCTGTTCCCAATTGAATGCAGTATCTAAAATTTGTACATTTGAAAACCCAATACTTACAGCTAATGAATATTCTACTCTAATAATGCAGCAGTCAAGTATAGATGGGGATACAGGTGGGATTTTCAGAGTTTTCCCATTCCAGGTATCTGTACTCCCAGAGGCAATGTGGTTTCCTCGGACATTGGCAACCATCTGACGGAAGGTTTTTGTCTTCCCACTGGCCAGGtaagtttgtgtttggaaaatggCAGCTTTTGGAACAATCAAACGAGAAGAGCAGTTCTCAATTTCTGCATAGATTGGGATGGCTTCCCCTTAGAGACAGAAAAAGTCCAATGAATAATTGGTATTTACCAACTTTCCTCTGGGAGTATCAAAGCAAGTTACACAGCACGTACATCATCTGCAGTGTTAGGAGAACAATACTTGGTAAGTTTCCTCAAGccagtttatttttttcagagtgGTATCCAGGCAAAATTATAGCCACCCACTATGTTTTACACATAAACAATGATTCATTTTGAAACATTAAGCATAATATGAACAAGCTATAAAAGCTTTATTTGCAAATTACGCCCCAATCTTCCTTTTATATAGTACTAAATGAATTTCaggatgttttattttctcaattTATCTCATCTTATCAAGATGAAGAAGAAGCTGCTAAAGCTCATTCTTACCAAAGTGTAAACCTACACAAATAGGATGTAAAAACCTAATTACATCCCAGTTAAGTATTTTATCCCAGATAAAAACATTTTGTTGTTCTTTACACACAAATGTACATTGATTTTCTGTAAGATTATTAACAGGACTTCTTTTCAATTTATATTCCCAAGGGGAAAGGTAAgatgtttttgaaaaaaatgaattCATATGGATCTTAATTTACTTCTATTAAACAGAACTATTCTTTGAACTACAAAGTGTTGGCTTCACTgagatgaaaaaaatcccaacctaTCAGATGCTTagtatttacatttttaaggTAACTACTCTTACCATTACAGTATCCCTTCCTCTCAATTTTGGCACTGAGAGACACTGGCCCAGAGGTGAAAAACCAACAGCCAACCATCTTCTCCTGACTTCTTAGAACAGGTGTCTATAAAATATagagtatttttcattttatgggATAAAGCTCTCAATCACTTGCAGTTTAGCGTTACGCATATCAGTCATTGCAATCCAGCTCTAAAATCACGTGATCTGAATCCCTGAACTGCTCAGTGCAACCGTACTTTTTGCCACCATGTGAAATGGAATCAAGGTGTGGCAATCTGAACATTTCTCTTTTGAAATCCCAGTCTGTATTTAGACTGTACAAAGTAACACAGACCAGTGTGTCTCTGCATGTGCTTTGTCTTCAAAATGAACTTTTTAAAGGTCTCATGGAATACTGTCGTGTTTATCTCCATGTTTCTCAGTGCAGAAGAATGCAAAATTCATTTTATCTGCAAACAACTAACAATtaagcagggattttttttacttttctatcTCTAAGAAAGGATAAATATATGTAGACACTGGGCTAAGGGGATGCACCTTCATTACTTACAAGccacaaaacccccccaaaaatgtAGAGGCATGACAAAAACCATCTTATTATTCAAGGACTGTCCCACTGGATGGCATTTACACTGCCTGTAACATTTTCATTTGAATAAACTCACAAGCACACATGTCAAGTGTCCAGGCCAGGATCAAAGCTACTCAAAATGATTTACTGGGCAGTAACACTTAGTCAATACAATAATGCAAAttggttttgtattttctttattataatgaaaaaaaccctgttgTTTTGCACTTTTGGTGGTAGCCTTGGAATCCATTAAGATTGGCACTGCCATCCTGATGTGTCTTCTGTGCAATAACCTATGGTCTGCTTTGTCCTTACAGAATGTGGCTATGATGCCTTCAAACTCCTCACTAATGAATATAAAGACTATTCTGCTTACAGATGTCACTGCCAAAATACCCCAAGTTCTGCCTAGAATGGATTAAAATGTAAGCATGtaatgaggggggaaaaagcctGCTCAAAACATCTCTTTTCTATGTTCACGTCATGATGTTAAAATTATCCTaccattttaaataaaatagaaatgacTCATTCATATTTAAATGAATAACCATTTAGATCCAGTTGCTATCATGAAAGTGCAAggtataattttatattattttcatAATATGGGCTGAGATAAAAGAATCCAGCTCATTAGCTTCCATCTTGCCTATTTACTCATTACTTAATGCCTGATCTTTCTTATTACTCTACAGTATTTCCAGTGATTATTAAAAACTCAATGCTTTAATGTGGCCAAATCTGTCACAGGGAAATAACTGAAAGGatctctggagcagctgcatgCACACACTTCATGGTAGAAAACGACATGCAAAATGCAGGG
Coding sequences:
- the ARRDC4 gene encoding arrestin domain-containing protein 4, with the translated sequence MAAAGPGPGAGGAVKTLALVLEDEARRGGGGGGGYCSGDTVSGQVLLELAGPLPLRGLRLEAAGRARVAWSESPGAVPGAGTWGVAVRAPGPGPRREAEVRYLDIRQSLLRDPPEGEENLILLDGRHEFPFSFQLPQEPLVTSFTGKYGSIQYYVKAVLERPAVPDQSVQTELQIISHIDVSSPALLTPVLRSQEKMVGCWFFTSGPVSLSAKIERKGYCNGEAIPIYAEIENCSSRLIVPKAAIFQTQTYLASGKTKTFRQMVANVRGNHIASGSTDTWNGKTLKIPPVSPSILDCCIIRVEYSLAVYIHIPGAKKLMIEMPVVIGTIPCIGFSSRNSSITSQFSMDMSWLALTMPEQPEAPPNYADVVSEEEFSRHVPAYPPPIDCEEQLCCPVFAYIQEFRFQPPPLYSEIDPHPTDVEEVQPVSFML